From a single Oreochromis niloticus isolate F11D_XX linkage group LG4, O_niloticus_UMD_NMBU, whole genome shotgun sequence genomic region:
- the wipf2b gene encoding WAS/WASL-interacting protein family member 2b isoform X2 yields the protein MPIPPPPPPPPGGPPPPPTFSQANTSPPKLSKEEAKGRGALLSDICKGAKLKKVAVVNDRSAPLLDSKTQTPKSQTPPTEHPYIRLYQYLHQQQSLPKQQGAPSEEQKKTVGDKSPTLSLEKPKGGGAAAAGANGSGAGSPSGSAAPIGGLFTGGVPKLRPVGDGAAGRSPSTRAAAPRPPTHRHDDAESPSPQASSPMEISRTPRPSLPNLSSSPSPSSPSSAASSPSTGMKHSSSAPPPPPPVCRRGNAPSPPTSAYNREKPLPPTPNNTPPLPSKPPPSPSNSRRPPTSGGNPMSSSSLAPPPPPYRITNGPTGGGGEAAPELPQRHNSLSNKRPAPSPGGHTPSRGPAPPPPPASPTPSQQGANRPPPPVREPPGRGAAPPVPVQTSSRAGGREAPPPPPYRTHGSPSLSSDPPTRGKPPPPPTRIPAAPPPPLRNGHSSSVPRSFVDDFESKYSFHPLDDFPPPDEYRHFTKIYPSKANRVMRGAPPLPPVGR from the exons ATGCCcatccctcctccacctcctcctccacctgggGGACCCCCGCCTCCCCCCACCTTCAGCCAG GCCAACACCAGCCCCCCGAAGCTGAGCAAGGAGGAGGCCAAAGGTCGTGGCGCTCTGCTGTCGGACATCTGCAAAGGCGCCAAGCTGAAGAAGGTGGCGGTGGTAAACGACCGCAGCGCCCCACTGCTCGACAGTAAGACTCAGACACCAAAGAGCCAAACACCCCCCACAGAGCACCCATACATTCGCTTATACCAGTACCTACACCAGCAGCAGAGCCTGCCCAAACAGCAGGGGGCGCCGTCTGAGGAGCAGAAGAAGACGGTCGGAGATAAGAGCCCCACGCTGTCGCTGGAGA AGCCGAAAGGAGGtggagcagcagctgcaggagcCAATGGGAGCGGAGCAGGCAGTCCATCTGGTTCTGCTGCACCAATCGGAGGCCTGTTCACAGGCGGAGTTCCCAAACTGAGGCCAGTCGGAG ATGGTGCCGCCGGTCGTTCTCCCTCCACTCGGGCTGCTGCGCCTCGCCCTCCAACCCATCGCCATGATGATGCAGAGAGCCCCTCCCCTCAGGCATCATCACCCATGGAGATATCTCGCACGCCACGTCCTTCCCTCCCTAACCTGTCTTCATCCccttccccctcctccccctcctctgcAGCCTCATCCCCCTCCACCGGCATGAAGCACTCTTCCTCTGCCCCTCCTCCACCCCCTCCCGTATGTCGCAGAGGTAACGCCCCCTCCCCTCCCACCTCTGCTTACAACAGAGAGAAGCCCcttccccccacccccaacaacaccCCTCCACTGCCCTCCAAACCCCCACCATCTCCTAGCAACAGCAGGCGCCCTCCGACCTCGGGAGGAAACCCCatgtcctcctcctctctggccCCGCCCCCTCCACCATACCGCATCACTAATGGCCCAACTGGTGGCGGTGGAGAGGCAGCACCCGAGCTGCCACAGCGCCACAACTCACTCAGCAACAAGAGGCCCGCCCCCTCACCAGGGGGCCACACCCCTTCCAGAGGCCCCgcccctccacctcctccagcttcaccTACACCTTCCCAGCAAGGTGCCAACAGGCCACCGCCCCCTGTTAGAGAGCCGCCAGGTAGAGGAGCAG CTCCTCCGGTTCCGGTCCAGACGTCCTCGAGGGCTGGTGGCAGAGAAGCCCCGCCTCCCCCTCCTTACAGGACACATGGTAGCCCCTCCCTCTCTTCCGACCCCCCGACCCGAGGAAAACCTCCTCCCCCGCCCACCCGCATCCCGGCCGCGCCTCCCCCTCCTCTCCGAAACGGGCACTCCTCCTCCGTCCCTCGCTCATTCGTGG ATGATTTTGAGTCCAAGTACTCGTTCCATCCTCTGGACGACTTCCCTCCTCCGGACGAGTACAGACACTTCACCAAGATCTACCCGAGCAAGGCCAACAGAG tgatGCGAGGAGCTCCTCCCCTTCCTCCGGTCGGGAGGTGA
- the wipf2b gene encoding WAS/WASL-interacting protein family member 2b isoform X3 has translation MPIPPPPPPPPGGPPPPPTFSQANTSPPKLSKEEAKGRGALLSDICKGAKLKKVAVVNDRSAPLLDKPKGGGAAAAGANGSGAGSPSGSAAPIGGLFTGGVPKLRPVGDGAAGRSPSTRAAAPRPPTHRHDDAESPSPQASSPMEISRTPRPSLPNLSSSPSPSSPSSAASSPSTGMKHSSSAPPPPPPVCRRGNAPSPPTSAYNREKPLPPTPNNTPPLPSKPPPSPSNSRRPPTSGGNPMSSSSLAPPPPPYRITNGPTGGGGEAAPELPQRHNSLSNKRPAPSPGGHTPSRGPAPPPPPASPTPSQQGANRPPPPVREPPGRGAAPPVPVQTSSRAGGREAPPPPPYRTHGSPSLSSDPPTRGKPPPPPTRIPAAPPPPLRNGHSSSVPRSFVDDFESKYSFHPLDDFPPPDEYRHFTKIYPSKANRVMRGAPPLPPVGR, from the exons ATGCCcatccctcctccacctcctcctccacctgggGGACCCCCGCCTCCCCCCACCTTCAGCCAG GCCAACACCAGCCCCCCGAAGCTGAGCAAGGAGGAGGCCAAAGGTCGTGGCGCTCTGCTGTCGGACATCTGCAAAGGCGCCAAGCTGAAGAAGGTGGCGGTGGTAAACGACCGCAGCGCCCCACTGCTCGACA AGCCGAAAGGAGGtggagcagcagctgcaggagcCAATGGGAGCGGAGCAGGCAGTCCATCTGGTTCTGCTGCACCAATCGGAGGCCTGTTCACAGGCGGAGTTCCCAAACTGAGGCCAGTCGGAG ATGGTGCCGCCGGTCGTTCTCCCTCCACTCGGGCTGCTGCGCCTCGCCCTCCAACCCATCGCCATGATGATGCAGAGAGCCCCTCCCCTCAGGCATCATCACCCATGGAGATATCTCGCACGCCACGTCCTTCCCTCCCTAACCTGTCTTCATCCccttccccctcctccccctcctctgcAGCCTCATCCCCCTCCACCGGCATGAAGCACTCTTCCTCTGCCCCTCCTCCACCCCCTCCCGTATGTCGCAGAGGTAACGCCCCCTCCCCTCCCACCTCTGCTTACAACAGAGAGAAGCCCcttccccccacccccaacaacaccCCTCCACTGCCCTCCAAACCCCCACCATCTCCTAGCAACAGCAGGCGCCCTCCGACCTCGGGAGGAAACCCCatgtcctcctcctctctggccCCGCCCCCTCCACCATACCGCATCACTAATGGCCCAACTGGTGGCGGTGGAGAGGCAGCACCCGAGCTGCCACAGCGCCACAACTCACTCAGCAACAAGAGGCCCGCCCCCTCACCAGGGGGCCACACCCCTTCCAGAGGCCCCgcccctccacctcctccagcttcaccTACACCTTCCCAGCAAGGTGCCAACAGGCCACCGCCCCCTGTTAGAGAGCCGCCAGGTAGAGGAGCAG CTCCTCCGGTTCCGGTCCAGACGTCCTCGAGGGCTGGTGGCAGAGAAGCCCCGCCTCCCCCTCCTTACAGGACACATGGTAGCCCCTCCCTCTCTTCCGACCCCCCGACCCGAGGAAAACCTCCTCCCCCGCCCACCCGCATCCCGGCCGCGCCTCCCCCTCCTCTCCGAAACGGGCACTCCTCCTCCGTCCCTCGCTCATTCGTGG ATGATTTTGAGTCCAAGTACTCGTTCCATCCTCTGGACGACTTCCCTCCTCCGGACGAGTACAGACACTTCACCAAGATCTACCCGAGCAAGGCCAACAGAG tgatGCGAGGAGCTCCTCCCCTTCCTCCGGTCGGGAGGTGA
- the si:dkey-225f5.4 gene encoding uncharacterized protein si:dkey-225f5.4 isoform X1, whose amino-acid sequence MAAVRAVLQRCDPALLEPRGDPEPDCDQAARMVLFLTDRRRMQKVLWRQLFVLDSMMSLLEGLESAQQLMTQSCPPQPEGGARGRWKALKVESRSGVEETEALLRSLQDRIQQIHDRRHTLTQLAQHLHSKRQQSEQLESSLLKAQNALQSCDLQLAQLRAELEVTLGHLIEWQRLRDELQVHVSTTQDVMQINLLAFNQSELCVELRPHPSSDLLSNELEPLRLSVTWSHDNRFRLQVSEGTAGLAEDSLMGRRVELSAALLEVMRCYVGQAELLSEIQSLRSSFAIDWRPAQHLLVYLKTASLVCHLEVEEGYPRAGRARLLSVRRDGQHVDTSGLKPPSGELRLTEWLVFLHSSPLL is encoded by the exons ATGGCGGCAGTGCGAGC CGTGCTGCAACGTTGTGATCCGGCCCTGCTGGAGCCCCGCGGAGACCCGGAGCCGGACTGCGACCAGGCGGCGCGGATGGTGCTCTTCCTTACG GACCGCCGTCGCATGCAGAAGGTTCTGTGGCGTCAGCTGTTTGTCCTCGACTCCATGATGTCACTGCTGGAAGGTCTGGAGTCTGCCCAGCAACTGATGACACAGTCCTGCCCCCCACAgccag agggcGGGGCTCGGGGCAGGTGGAAGGCCCTGAAGGTGGAGAGCAGATCAGGGGTGgaggagacggaggcgctgctcAGATCTCTGCAGGACAGAATCCAACAGATCCACGACAGacgacacacactcacacagctgGCTCAACATCTGCATAGCAAG AGGCAGCAGAGTGAGCAGCTGGAGTCGTCTCTGCTGAAGGCCCAGAATGctttgcagtcatgtgaccttcAGCTGGCCCAGTTGAGGGCGGAATTAGAGGTGACGCTCGGTCACCTGATTGAGTGGCAGCGACTTAGAGACGA GCTGCAGGTGCACGTCAGCACCACGCAGGATGTCATGCAGATCAACCTGCTCGCCTTCAACCAATCAGAGCTGTGTGTGGAGCTCAGGCCACACCCCTCTTCTGACTTGTTGTCCAATGAACTGGAGCCGCTGAGGCTGTCAGTCACCTGGAGCCATGACAACCGCTTCAGACTGCAG GTGAGCGAGGGGACGGCGGGCCTCGCGGAGGACAGCCTGATGGGCCGACGGGTGGAGCTGAGCGCCGCCCTGCTGGAAGTGATGCGGTGTTATGTTGGGCAGGCCGAGCTGTTGTCTGAGATCCAGAGCCTGCGGTCCAG CTTCGCCATCGACTGGCGACCTGCCCAGCACCTCCTCGTCTACCTGAAGACGGCATCGCTGGTGTGTCAcctggaggtggaggagggatACCCACGCGCGGGGCGAGCGCGCCTGCTGTCCGTTCGGCGGGACGGGCAACATGTGGACACATCTGGGCTGAAG
- the si:dkey-225f5.4 gene encoding uncharacterized protein si:dkey-225f5.4 isoform X2, whose amino-acid sequence MQKVLWRQLFVLDSMMSLLEGLESAQQLMTQSCPPQPEGGARGRWKALKVESRSGVEETEALLRSLQDRIQQIHDRRHTLTQLAQHLHSKRQQSEQLESSLLKAQNALQSCDLQLAQLRAELEVTLGHLIEWQRLRDELQVHVSTTQDVMQINLLAFNQSELCVELRPHPSSDLLSNELEPLRLSVTWSHDNRFRLQVSEGTAGLAEDSLMGRRVELSAALLEVMRCYVGQAELLSEIQSLRSSFAIDWRPAQHLLVYLKTASLVCHLEVEEGYPRAGRARLLSVRRDGQHVDTSGLKPPSGELRLTEWLVFLHSSPLL is encoded by the exons ATGCAGAAGGTTCTGTGGCGTCAGCTGTTTGTCCTCGACTCCATGATGTCACTGCTGGAAGGTCTGGAGTCTGCCCAGCAACTGATGACACAGTCCTGCCCCCCACAgccag agggcGGGGCTCGGGGCAGGTGGAAGGCCCTGAAGGTGGAGAGCAGATCAGGGGTGgaggagacggaggcgctgctcAGATCTCTGCAGGACAGAATCCAACAGATCCACGACAGacgacacacactcacacagctgGCTCAACATCTGCATAGCAAG AGGCAGCAGAGTGAGCAGCTGGAGTCGTCTCTGCTGAAGGCCCAGAATGctttgcagtcatgtgaccttcAGCTGGCCCAGTTGAGGGCGGAATTAGAGGTGACGCTCGGTCACCTGATTGAGTGGCAGCGACTTAGAGACGA GCTGCAGGTGCACGTCAGCACCACGCAGGATGTCATGCAGATCAACCTGCTCGCCTTCAACCAATCAGAGCTGTGTGTGGAGCTCAGGCCACACCCCTCTTCTGACTTGTTGTCCAATGAACTGGAGCCGCTGAGGCTGTCAGTCACCTGGAGCCATGACAACCGCTTCAGACTGCAG GTGAGCGAGGGGACGGCGGGCCTCGCGGAGGACAGCCTGATGGGCCGACGGGTGGAGCTGAGCGCCGCCCTGCTGGAAGTGATGCGGTGTTATGTTGGGCAGGCCGAGCTGTTGTCTGAGATCCAGAGCCTGCGGTCCAG CTTCGCCATCGACTGGCGACCTGCCCAGCACCTCCTCGTCTACCTGAAGACGGCATCGCTGGTGTGTCAcctggaggtggaggagggatACCCACGCGCGGGGCGAGCGCGCCTGCTGTCCGTTCGGCGGGACGGGCAACATGTGGACACATCTGGGCTGAAG
- the wipf2b gene encoding WAS/WASL-interacting protein family member 2b isoform X1 — translation MPIPPPPPPPPGGPPPPPTFSQANTSPPKLSKEEAKGRGALLSDICKGAKLKKVAVVNDRSAPLLDSKTQTPKSQTPPTEHPYIRLYQYLHQQQSLPKQQGAPSEEQKKTVGDKSPTLSLESKNAIFSEPKGGGAAAAGANGSGAGSPSGSAAPIGGLFTGGVPKLRPVGDGAAGRSPSTRAAAPRPPTHRHDDAESPSPQASSPMEISRTPRPSLPNLSSSPSPSSPSSAASSPSTGMKHSSSAPPPPPPVCRRGNAPSPPTSAYNREKPLPPTPNNTPPLPSKPPPSPSNSRRPPTSGGNPMSSSSLAPPPPPYRITNGPTGGGGEAAPELPQRHNSLSNKRPAPSPGGHTPSRGPAPPPPPASPTPSQQGANRPPPPVREPPGRGAAPPVPVQTSSRAGGREAPPPPPYRTHGSPSLSSDPPTRGKPPPPPTRIPAAPPPPLRNGHSSSVPRSFVDDFESKYSFHPLDDFPPPDEYRHFTKIYPSKANRVMRGAPPLPPVGR, via the exons ATGCCcatccctcctccacctcctcctccacctgggGGACCCCCGCCTCCCCCCACCTTCAGCCAG GCCAACACCAGCCCCCCGAAGCTGAGCAAGGAGGAGGCCAAAGGTCGTGGCGCTCTGCTGTCGGACATCTGCAAAGGCGCCAAGCTGAAGAAGGTGGCGGTGGTAAACGACCGCAGCGCCCCACTGCTCGACAGTAAGACTCAGACACCAAAGAGCCAAACACCCCCCACAGAGCACCCATACATTCGCTTATACCAGTACCTACACCAGCAGCAGAGCCTGCCCAAACAGCAGGGGGCGCCGTCTGAGGAGCAGAAGAAGACGGTCGGAGATAAGAGCCCCACGCTGTCGCTGGAGAGTAAGAACGCCATCTTCTCTG AGCCGAAAGGAGGtggagcagcagctgcaggagcCAATGGGAGCGGAGCAGGCAGTCCATCTGGTTCTGCTGCACCAATCGGAGGCCTGTTCACAGGCGGAGTTCCCAAACTGAGGCCAGTCGGAG ATGGTGCCGCCGGTCGTTCTCCCTCCACTCGGGCTGCTGCGCCTCGCCCTCCAACCCATCGCCATGATGATGCAGAGAGCCCCTCCCCTCAGGCATCATCACCCATGGAGATATCTCGCACGCCACGTCCTTCCCTCCCTAACCTGTCTTCATCCccttccccctcctccccctcctctgcAGCCTCATCCCCCTCCACCGGCATGAAGCACTCTTCCTCTGCCCCTCCTCCACCCCCTCCCGTATGTCGCAGAGGTAACGCCCCCTCCCCTCCCACCTCTGCTTACAACAGAGAGAAGCCCcttccccccacccccaacaacaccCCTCCACTGCCCTCCAAACCCCCACCATCTCCTAGCAACAGCAGGCGCCCTCCGACCTCGGGAGGAAACCCCatgtcctcctcctctctggccCCGCCCCCTCCACCATACCGCATCACTAATGGCCCAACTGGTGGCGGTGGAGAGGCAGCACCCGAGCTGCCACAGCGCCACAACTCACTCAGCAACAAGAGGCCCGCCCCCTCACCAGGGGGCCACACCCCTTCCAGAGGCCCCgcccctccacctcctccagcttcaccTACACCTTCCCAGCAAGGTGCCAACAGGCCACCGCCCCCTGTTAGAGAGCCGCCAGGTAGAGGAGCAG CTCCTCCGGTTCCGGTCCAGACGTCCTCGAGGGCTGGTGGCAGAGAAGCCCCGCCTCCCCCTCCTTACAGGACACATGGTAGCCCCTCCCTCTCTTCCGACCCCCCGACCCGAGGAAAACCTCCTCCCCCGCCCACCCGCATCCCGGCCGCGCCTCCCCCTCCTCTCCGAAACGGGCACTCCTCCTCCGTCCCTCGCTCATTCGTGG ATGATTTTGAGTCCAAGTACTCGTTCCATCCTCTGGACGACTTCCCTCCTCCGGACGAGTACAGACACTTCACCAAGATCTACCCGAGCAAGGCCAACAGAG tgatGCGAGGAGCTCCTCCCCTTCCTCCGGTCGGGAGGTGA